In Helianthus annuus cultivar XRQ/B chromosome 9, HanXRQr2.0-SUNRISE, whole genome shotgun sequence, the following are encoded in one genomic region:
- the LOC110879536 gene encoding cytochrome P450 CYP82D47, which produces MGYDYAMFALSPYGEYWRQVRKLATVELLSQRRVEMLKHVRVSEVRTFMKDTYEACLRNKEVEDSDTVKVEMREFFANLVFNIITRTIAGKRFSPGDEEAVEIHAVVKKFFEFLGTFVVSDFIPSLKFMDLGGHVKRMKLVAKEMDDIIERWLNEHKQRRESNEVKQDFMDILISIVEAASKDEFPGYDRDTVIRSTSLVIITAGFDSTAVTLTWAIVLLLNNPETLKRAQEELDLHVGRKRLVDESDIKNLVYLQAIIKETLRLYPPAPISLLHQSTEDCVVGGYTVPKDTLLIANLWKLHRDPNVWSDPYKFRPERFLTDKKDIDLKGQHYELLPFGSGRRMCPGVSFALQSLHLTLASLIQGFELAKSSDGPVDTSEIFRLTNNKASPLDVLLRPRLSSDVYRVDA; this is translated from the exons ATGGGCTACGACTACGCCATGTTCGCCTTAAGTCCGTACGGGGAGTACTGGCGACAAGTGCGCAAGCTGGCTACAGTCGAGCTTCTCTCTCAGCGACGTGTTGAGATGCTAAAGCACGTTCGAGTCTCCGAAGTTAGAACATTCATGAAAGACACCTACGAGGCTTGCTTGAGAAACAAAGAGGTAGAAGATTCTGATACGGTGAAGGTGGAGATGAGAGAGTTCTTTGCCAATCTGGTGTTTAACATTATAACAAGAACAATTGCAGGAAAGCGATTCTCGCCCGGTGATGAAGAAGCTGTTGAAATTCACGCGGTGGTTAAAAAATTCTTCGAGTTTTTGGGCACTTTCGTGGTGTCTGATTTCATTCCCTCTTTGAAGTTTATGGACTTAGGAGGACATGTGAAAAGAATGAAGTTAGTCGCGAAAGAGATGGATGACATAATTGAACGATGGTTAAATGAGCACAAGCAAAGGAGAGAGTCAAATGAGGTGAAACAGGACTTCATGGATATATTGATTTCCATAGTTGAAGCTGCTTCTAAAGATGAGTTTCCTGGCTATGACCGTGACACAGTCATCAGATCAACGAGTCTC GTAATCATCACCGCAGGGTTTGATTCAACGGCTGTAACTTTAACATGGGCTATAGTTTTGCTGCTCAACAACCCGGAAACACTAAAACGTGCTCAAGAGGAACTCGATCTCCATGTtggaagaaagagactggtggaCGAATCAGACATCAAAAATTTAGTCTACCTACAAGCTATTATCAAAGAGACTTTACGTTTATACCCACCTGCACCAATCTCACTTCTTCATCAGTCAACAGAAGACTGTGTTGTTGGTGGCTACACGGTCCCAAAGGACACCCTCTTAATAGCAAATCTATGGAAATTACATCGTGATCCTAATGTTTGGTCTGATCCGTACAAGTTTCGACCCGAGAGGTTCCTGACAGACAAAAAGGATATTGACCTCAAGGGTCAACATTATGAATTGCTTCCGTTTGGTAGTGGTCGAAGAATGTGCCCAGGTGTTTCTTTTGCACTCCAGTCTTTGCATTTAACATTAGCTAGTTTGATTCAAGGGTTTGAGCTAGCCAAATCATCCGATGGGCCGGTTGACACGAGTGAGATCTTCCGACTGACCAACAATAAAGCATCTCCACTTGATGTCCTGCTTAGACCTCGTTTATCCAGTGATGTGTATCGTGTTGATGCATAG